The Edaphobacter sp. 12200R-103 genome contains a region encoding:
- a CDS encoding DoxX family protein gives MFIRNGSYSSLVLRLGLGLGFLSAVADRFGMWGSFGQPNVEWGSYSRFLDYTHSLNWYWPAATIPVLGTAATGAEILIGLLVLVGWHTRIAARLSGLLLIVFATAMTIALGPKSVLNYAVLTGIGGSFLLANCEIFPLSVDGLLSRRSRSEESNAYVRATPETYKARTM, from the coding sequence ATGTTTATCAGAAATGGCAGCTACAGCTCTCTGGTTTTGCGGCTTGGCCTTGGGTTGGGTTTCCTTTCAGCCGTGGCAGACAGGTTCGGTATGTGGGGTTCCTTTGGTCAACCGAATGTCGAGTGGGGAAGTTATTCACGATTTCTGGATTACACGCACAGCCTTAATTGGTATTGGCCGGCAGCGACGATTCCGGTGCTGGGAACTGCCGCAACTGGCGCTGAAATTCTCATCGGCCTTCTTGTCCTTGTTGGCTGGCACACACGCATCGCCGCGCGGTTAAGTGGCCTTCTCCTTATCGTCTTTGCGACAGCAATGACGATCGCGTTAGGACCTAAGTCGGTCTTGAATTACGCTGTGCTAACTGGAATCGGAGGCTCCTTCCTCCTCGCAAATTGTGAGATCTTTCCGCTCAGCGTGGATGGACTGCTGTCACGTCGATCCCGTTCCGAAGAGAGCAATGCCTATGTTCGGGCTACTCCGGAGACGTATAAGGCTCGCACGATGTGA
- a CDS encoding cytochrome P460 family protein: MPELMSAVVDLPRIRGSRRGDRDRVLRHKLMLGVTGAMLGTFLQGCSANKQPSRGETSLANVAKDVTIPLAAGKMKNPLPETDEVVSQGREVFLGACAQCHGAEANGDTTVGRNMSPPAMDLNSPHVQHWNDAELFWIIQNGVSHTGMPAWKSNISEDDTWKLARYIHNLSRAGTASASTAAPSQTQAAISTQDKYALKIPNGLAFSEFKGYEGWSLISLSHNGDKLAAILGNPVMIDAYKTGIPGNGKPFPDGAKMAKIHWNAKVDASEPGAPTVPGPQHDVDFMLKDSRRFADSGGWGYGAFEYEASSGKFRLANLTDKPPQGDDANCGFTCHTSVKNKDYVFTDYGHR, translated from the coding sequence ATGCCTGAACTCATGAGCGCTGTTGTGGACCTGCCGCGGATTCGTGGGTCGCGCAGAGGTGACCGCGATAGGGTGCTAAGACACAAGCTGATGCTTGGCGTGACCGGTGCGATGCTAGGCACGTTCCTGCAAGGTTGCTCGGCGAACAAACAGCCTTCCCGGGGAGAAACCAGCCTTGCCAACGTGGCGAAAGATGTCACCATTCCATTGGCGGCGGGGAAGATGAAGAACCCGCTGCCTGAGACGGATGAGGTGGTGAGCCAGGGCCGGGAAGTGTTTCTTGGGGCCTGCGCCCAATGTCACGGCGCGGAAGCGAACGGAGACACCACCGTGGGACGCAACATGTCGCCGCCTGCCATGGACCTGAATTCGCCCCACGTACAGCACTGGAACGACGCGGAGTTGTTTTGGATCATACAGAACGGAGTGAGCCACACAGGCATGCCTGCCTGGAAGTCGAACATCTCCGAAGACGATACCTGGAAGCTCGCACGTTATATCCATAATCTTTCTCGAGCAGGCACTGCATCCGCCTCCACTGCAGCCCCATCACAAACACAAGCCGCCATCTCCACACAGGATAAGTACGCCCTGAAAATACCGAATGGCCTTGCGTTCTCAGAGTTCAAAGGCTATGAAGGCTGGTCGCTGATTTCCCTTAGCCATAATGGAGATAAGCTTGCGGCAATCCTTGGGAATCCTGTGATGATCGATGCCTATAAAACGGGCATTCCCGGTAATGGCAAGCCCTTTCCGGACGGCGCCAAGATGGCGAAAATCCATTGGAACGCGAAAGTAGATGCTAGTGAACCCGGCGCGCCGACGGTTCCAGGTCCTCAGCATGACGTTGACTTCATGCTGAAGGACTCCAGGAGATTTGCGGACAGCGGCGGATGGGGCTACGGTGCCTTCGAATATGAAGCTTCATCCGGTAAGTTCAGGCTCGCAAACTTAACGGACAAGCCGCCGCAAGGCGATGACGCCAATTGCGGGTTTACGTGCCACACAAGCGTGAAGAATAAAGATTATGTCTTCACGGATTATGGACACCGGTGA
- a CDS encoding capsule assembly Wzi family protein, which yields MQIRPLLLVFGLWSAGIVAQGHAQTSPSVKPPSASSDQQLPSLPAYDPEQKKPAPQRQDSGAIPTLNTPQQEAAPVPPPTGPNTAYAGYAPEPPAQKTDALGSAYIPMDSWVYPQMMRLYSMGFLNTTFISMRPWTRRSALHALQKSQLDIVNSDNEEAQGILDSLLGEFEDEVPSGNVNRGVIYGLHSAYTRFTGIGGPVLRDSYHLGQTIVNDYGRPYESGLNNITGFSTLNEAGRFSLYLRGEYQHAPSGSGYSYNLSSMLAQLDRAYPYAPPNRPQDTIPEGPLASQNQFRLVEASLSFHLLGHEISGGKNDAWLGPGMGGALAWSNNAENIYSFRINRVEPMYIPLVSKLLGPVRYDFFYGSLKGHTSPNSPYAHAEMFSFRPTKNFELGFQRTIIFGGKGHTPVTLHTFLKGFFDINDTTKEEKYSREDPGARYSDFNFSYRLPFVRKYATLYVDAISHDDVTPISAPRRASYRTGLYISQFPGKLRKLDLRIEGVNTDPDVFPSHAGQFTYWEVVQVQGYTNKGFIMGDWMGREAKGGQAWLTYHLSGNEWVQLEYLHKKTPGDFIPLGTTQNQFKVSLVKRLGRDVELKSWVQYEGWKAPVYKTGYQQNTAASVQLTWYPKLQHLSR from the coding sequence TTGCAGATTCGTCCGCTTCTCCTTGTGTTCGGCCTGTGGTCGGCAGGAATTGTTGCCCAGGGTCACGCGCAAACCTCCCCCTCGGTGAAGCCGCCATCAGCTTCTTCTGATCAACAGCTTCCATCGCTGCCGGCTTACGACCCAGAGCAGAAAAAGCCGGCACCGCAACGGCAGGATTCAGGAGCAATCCCAACCCTGAACACACCGCAGCAGGAAGCAGCCCCAGTTCCCCCACCCACCGGCCCAAACACTGCCTATGCAGGCTATGCTCCGGAGCCTCCAGCACAGAAAACGGACGCCCTCGGCTCCGCATACATCCCCATGGACAGCTGGGTCTACCCGCAGATGATGCGGTTATACTCCATGGGATTTCTGAATACCACCTTTATCAGCATGCGTCCATGGACCCGGCGCAGCGCCCTGCACGCATTGCAGAAATCCCAACTCGATATCGTTAACAGTGATAACGAAGAGGCACAGGGAATTCTCGACAGTCTGCTGGGCGAGTTTGAAGATGAGGTCCCAAGCGGCAATGTCAATCGCGGCGTCATCTATGGGCTCCACTCCGCCTATACCCGCTTTACGGGGATAGGCGGTCCGGTATTGCGCGACAGCTATCACCTGGGACAGACCATCGTGAATGACTATGGTCGCCCCTATGAGAGCGGATTGAATAACATCACGGGGTTTTCGACCCTGAACGAAGCCGGGCGCTTCTCGCTGTATCTCCGGGGAGAGTATCAGCACGCTCCTTCAGGTTCCGGGTACTCTTATAACCTGTCATCAATGCTGGCGCAACTGGACAGGGCATACCCATATGCCCCTCCCAACCGCCCCCAGGACACCATTCCGGAAGGTCCGCTGGCGTCACAGAATCAATTCAGGCTTGTTGAAGCTTCTCTGTCTTTTCATCTTCTGGGCCATGAGATCTCTGGAGGAAAGAACGATGCCTGGTTGGGACCAGGCATGGGTGGAGCGCTCGCCTGGTCGAACAATGCTGAAAACATCTACTCCTTTCGGATCAACCGCGTCGAGCCGATGTACATTCCTCTGGTCTCGAAGCTACTGGGTCCTGTGCGTTATGACTTCTTCTATGGCAGCCTGAAGGGACACACTTCACCGAACAGTCCTTATGCCCACGCTGAGATGTTCTCATTCCGTCCTACGAAGAACTTCGAGCTTGGCTTTCAACGCACCATCATCTTCGGAGGCAAGGGGCATACCCCCGTCACCCTGCACACCTTCCTCAAAGGATTCTTCGACATCAACGACACCACTAAAGAGGAAAAATACTCGCGGGAAGATCCAGGCGCCCGGTACAGCGATTTCAACTTCTCTTACAGGCTTCCCTTTGTCCGCAAGTACGCCACTCTCTATGTCGATGCTATCTCGCACGATGATGTCACACCGATCAGCGCGCCCCGTCGCGCGTCCTATCGCACGGGTCTGTACATCTCTCAATTTCCCGGAAAGCTCAGGAAGCTGGACCTGAGAATCGAAGGAGTCAACACCGATCCTGATGTCTTCCCCAGCCATGCCGGCCAATTCACGTACTGGGAGGTTGTGCAGGTCCAGGGCTATACCAACAAAGGCTTCATCATGGGGGACTGGATGGGGCGCGAAGCCAAAGGCGGGCAGGCGTGGCTCACCTATCACCTTTCAGGGAACGAATGGGTCCAGCTTGAATACCTGCACAAAAAGACTCCGGGGGACTTCATCCCGCTGGGAACAACGCAGAATCAGTTCAAAGTAAGCCTGGTTAAGCGACTTGGCCGGGATGTCGAGCTGAAGTCATGGGTTCAGTATGAAGGCTGGAAGGCTCCTGTCTACAAGACCGGCTACCAACAGAACACCGCGGCCTCGGTACAACTGACCTGGTACCCAAAGCTGCAGCATCTTTCTCGCTGA
- a CDS encoding YncE family protein — protein sequence MRRLHGERIMLLKRHLKITLPVTLLAATLPSLAQGSWKIRTTIHVGGEGGWDYLTVDPQTHRLFVPRSTHTLVIDANSGKTLADIPGQKRAHGVAIVPEAGRGFISDGGGDGAVIVFDLKSYAVLGKIAAEPDADGIIYDSALKRVLVVSGDKGALMSFSPEIDPAKGKIDPPIELGGSPEFLAADGSGKVYVNLMDKDAVAVVDMKARKVIARWPVAPGGTPVGMAIDTHKRQLYIGGRKPAKLVVMSTENGKVLSALPIGKGVDATKIDAGEIFASCRDGSLTVAHEISPGKFSVEQVVRTATGARTMGIDTATHRVYLPTAEFETGTTERPTEKPGSFMIVVVSQE from the coding sequence ATGCGCCGTCTGCATGGAGAACGCATCATGCTATTAAAACGACACCTGAAGATCACTCTCCCGGTTACCCTGCTTGCTGCAACTCTGCCGTCTCTGGCGCAGGGCAGCTGGAAGATCCGGACGACAATTCACGTAGGAGGAGAGGGCGGGTGGGACTACCTGACCGTCGATCCTCAGACCCATCGGCTGTTTGTTCCAAGAAGCACCCATACACTGGTGATCGATGCGAACTCGGGCAAGACGCTCGCCGATATTCCCGGCCAGAAGAGAGCGCATGGAGTTGCCATTGTCCCGGAGGCCGGCCGGGGATTCATCAGTGACGGAGGAGGCGACGGTGCAGTTATCGTCTTCGATCTCAAGTCCTATGCTGTTCTGGGCAAAATAGCAGCCGAGCCGGATGCCGATGGCATCATCTATGACTCTGCGCTGAAGCGTGTCCTCGTCGTATCGGGAGACAAGGGGGCGCTGATGTCGTTCAGCCCGGAGATCGATCCGGCAAAGGGCAAAATCGATCCCCCAATCGAACTAGGAGGCTCTCCCGAGTTCCTCGCGGCAGACGGCTCTGGCAAGGTCTACGTCAACCTGATGGACAAGGATGCTGTAGCGGTGGTCGATATGAAGGCGCGCAAAGTGATCGCGCGGTGGCCCGTCGCTCCCGGAGGCACACCGGTCGGCATGGCAATCGATACCCATAAACGGCAACTCTATATCGGCGGACGTAAACCGGCGAAGCTGGTCGTCATGAGCACAGAGAACGGCAAGGTCCTGTCTGCGCTTCCTATCGGTAAGGGCGTCGACGCCACCAAGATCGACGCCGGAGAGATCTTCGCCAGCTGCCGCGACGGATCGCTGACCGTGGCGCACGAAATCTCTCCCGGAAAATTCTCAGTGGAGCAGGTCGTTAGGACAGCAACCGGAGCAAGGACGATGGGAATCGATACGGCCACACATCGAGTCTATCTGCCGACAGCCGAATTCGAGACCGGAACCACAGAAAGACCCACTGAGAAGCCGGGCAGCTTCATGATCGTCGTGGTCTCTCAAGAATAA
- a CDS encoding cupin domain-containing protein translates to MQTNMASVKRILQLAFFVASTLTLTSPLTAQETITPIMTHALAGDPGSEVLMYTVDFPPDFSSPIHRHDAQVSVYVLEGSVVMQVKGGKELTLGPGQSFYENPNDIHVVSRNASSSKPAKFLVFLIHKKDTPLVIPVK, encoded by the coding sequence ATGCAAACAAATATGGCAAGCGTAAAACGAATTCTGCAGTTAGCCTTTTTCGTAGCCAGCACCCTAACCTTAACCAGTCCCCTGACGGCGCAGGAAACTATCACGCCGATCATGACGCACGCTCTTGCGGGAGACCCCGGGAGCGAAGTTCTGATGTACACCGTGGATTTCCCTCCGGACTTTTCGAGTCCTATCCACCGCCACGATGCGCAGGTATCTGTTTACGTACTGGAAGGCTCTGTCGTGATGCAGGTGAAGGGCGGAAAAGAGCTCACGCTCGGACCGGGCCAAAGTTTTTATGAAAACCCAAACGACATTCACGTCGTCAGCAGAAATGCAAGTAGCTCGAAGCCAGCGAAATTTCTCGTGTTCCTCATTCATAAGAAAGACACTCCGCTAGTGATACCAGTCAAGTGA
- a CDS encoding multidrug efflux SMR transporter — translation MAWTLLCMAGIVEIAFAFGMKQSEGFTRLIPALFTVATGLASVILLSISLRTLPVGTAYAVWTGIGAAGTAILGIAVLGESAAPMRMFCIVLILAGVTGLKLVS, via the coding sequence ATGGCATGGACACTACTTTGTATGGCCGGTATCGTCGAGATCGCCTTCGCCTTCGGGATGAAGCAGTCTGAAGGATTTACGCGGTTGATACCGGCATTGTTTACGGTCGCAACCGGCCTGGCGAGCGTCATACTTCTTTCTATCTCACTCCGCACACTACCGGTGGGAACGGCCTACGCGGTCTGGACCGGTATAGGCGCGGCGGGCACTGCGATTCTTGGAATCGCAGTGCTGGGCGAGTCTGCTGCGCCGATGAGAATGTTCTGCATCGTTCTCATTCTGGCAGGAGTGACGGGACTCAAGCTCGTCTCATAG
- a CDS encoding thiamine pyrophosphate-dependent enzyme — MTVKSAGEAGENPLVPNAKLRQIYLKMLEARTLDDVALKRATTTGRRRIATIRGQEAVRVSTSLELGEDDLISDTEPTAGMGWLLGGDRARLLRGIAGAKSKTDVLAEAGCKLLLARVADKEERLHLALGAALALKTQKRTGIVVAYARKDEMSAGSWRKTLSSAAKLALPIIFVALPRPGAVRKGAESNELCEVARLTGVPGIPVDACDSVALYRVTQESLGRTRGGDGPVLIESVRWRVDGSRNGIDDPLEHLKQFLLERQICDTKWFAQAAKARNR, encoded by the coding sequence ATGACCGTAAAGAGCGCGGGTGAGGCTGGCGAAAACCCTCTGGTACCAAATGCAAAATTGAGACAGATCTACCTGAAGATGCTTGAGGCGCGCACTCTGGATGACGTCGCCCTCAAGCGAGCCACAACCACCGGCCGGCGCCGCATCGCGACGATTCGCGGCCAGGAAGCCGTCCGCGTCAGCACCAGCCTTGAGCTGGGCGAAGATGACCTGATCAGCGACACGGAGCCGACGGCCGGCATGGGATGGCTGCTGGGAGGTGACCGAGCGCGTCTCCTGCGGGGCATCGCAGGCGCAAAGTCAAAAACTGATGTGCTGGCGGAGGCGGGCTGCAAATTGCTCCTCGCGCGAGTTGCCGATAAAGAAGAAAGGCTGCATCTGGCCCTGGGGGCGGCCCTTGCCCTCAAGACTCAGAAGAGAACTGGCATCGTCGTCGCGTATGCAAGAAAGGATGAGATGAGCGCGGGGTCGTGGCGCAAAACGCTGTCTTCAGCGGCGAAACTCGCCCTGCCGATCATCTTTGTGGCGCTTCCCCGCCCCGGCGCAGTTCGAAAGGGCGCTGAGAGCAATGAACTTTGCGAAGTTGCGCGCTTGACAGGAGTGCCTGGAATTCCCGTCGACGCCTGCGATTCTGTCGCTCTCTATCGGGTTACCCAGGAATCTCTTGGCAGAACCCGCGGGGGAGACGGACCGGTCCTCATTGAGTCGGTACGTTGGAGAGTCGATGGCTCTCGCAATGGAATCGACGACCCTCTGGAGCATCTGAAGCAGTTCCTGCTGGAGCGCCAGATCTGCGACACAAAATGGTTCGCACAGGCGGCAAAAGCCAGGAACAGATAA
- a CDS encoding alpha/beta hydrolase — MNPLILVACLLFASFGLSAQTTAWQPSSGHVQVQIWPGIIPDARPAKGPETAKTTGKDSLVAGRPWTAISNVSQPTMTVYSPKGNNTGAAVVVFPGGGYEILAMDLEGTEACDWLTSKGITCVLLKYRVPAPRSAPNWGAYPQSPIALEDAQRTLGLVRFHAAEWHIDPHKIGVLGFSAGGHLVAATSVHFNQRLYSPVDQADKVSCRPDFAVAIYPGHLAFGKDLFTLNPDIRTHITPQTPPTFLLQNEDDDVDRVEDSLSYYVGLKKTGVPVEMHLYAHGGHAFGLRRTKSPATAWPELVETWLHTIGILTP, encoded by the coding sequence ATGAATCCTCTGATCCTTGTTGCCTGTCTTCTATTTGCATCTTTCGGCCTCAGCGCGCAGACGACTGCGTGGCAGCCTTCATCCGGCCATGTTCAAGTGCAGATATGGCCCGGTATTATTCCAGACGCGCGACCTGCAAAGGGACCGGAAACTGCAAAAACGACAGGGAAAGATTCTCTGGTTGCCGGAAGACCGTGGACGGCGATCAGTAACGTCTCCCAGCCGACGATGACGGTCTACTCTCCCAAGGGAAACAATACGGGCGCTGCTGTCGTCGTATTTCCGGGAGGAGGCTATGAGATTCTCGCGATGGATCTCGAAGGGACGGAGGCGTGTGACTGGCTCACCTCGAAGGGAATTACGTGCGTGCTTCTGAAGTATCGTGTGCCGGCCCCACGTTCCGCTCCCAACTGGGGAGCATACCCACAGTCCCCTATTGCATTGGAAGATGCTCAGCGTACCCTCGGGCTGGTCCGCTTTCATGCGGCGGAATGGCATATCGATCCACACAAAATCGGCGTGCTTGGATTCTCCGCCGGAGGCCACCTGGTAGCTGCCACAAGCGTGCACTTCAACCAGCGTCTCTATTCGCCTGTCGATCAGGCCGACAAGGTCAGTTGCCGTCCCGATTTCGCGGTTGCGATCTATCCGGGGCACCTTGCCTTCGGAAAGGATCTCTTTACTCTCAATCCGGATATCCGCACCCACATCACACCTCAAACGCCGCCAACCTTCCTCCTGCAGAACGAGGACGATGATGTCGATCGCGTCGAGGACTCATTGTCGTACTACGTCGGGCTCAAGAAGACCGGTGTTCCCGTAGAGATGCATCTCTACGCCCATGGCGGCCACGCCTTTGGCCTTCGTCGCACCAAGTCTCCAGCGACAGCATGGCCCGAGTTGGTCGAGACATGGTTGCACACCATTGGCATCCTCACGCCTTAA
- the aceE gene encoding pyruvate dehydrogenase (acetyl-transferring), homodimeric type, producing the protein MTTKLETAAPQADFAREVSEWIEAFDEVVANDWEQSAELLQALRTRAREAGLTVNSELTTPYLNTIPKHDEVPYPGDRKLERRIEALIRWNAMAMVHGQNKKDAGIGGHISTYSSLATLLEVGFNHFFRAKYEGSTGDLPGDFVYFQGHASPGVYARAFVEGRLDEKRLKNFRHELRGEPALSSYPHPWLMPDFWKFPTVSMGIGPLNAIYQARFMRYLENRGLIEKTDRKVWAFVGDGETDEVDTLGAISLGSREKLDNLIFVVNCNLQRLDGPVRGNKRIIDELEGMFRGAGWNVIKVIWGSDWDELFERDHQGLLLKRMEEAVDGDFQAFKAKGGAYLRQHFFGKYPELLKLVEDKTDEELARLHRGGHDPVKIYNAYKRALEHKGGPTVILAKTVKGYGLGSTEARNASHQEKKLTDESMKHFIERFEIPVTAEAAKEGAFFRPDESAPEIKYLHERRAALGGYLPKRVVLKIDFKTPALETLQEWTGGSNNRAVSTTMGFVSLLRHLLKDPSFGKLVVPIVPDEGRTFGLESIIKQVGIYAPEGQKYVPHDSDMLLSYREEKNGQILEEGITEAGSMASFTAAGTAYANYNLPTIPFYMYYSMFGFQRVGDMVWAFADSRGKGFLMGGTAGRTTMLGEGLQHQDGHSHVLFSTVPTCLTYDPAYVFELAVIVQDGLRRMYENGESVFYYITMYNEDYAMPPMPEGVTEGILRGLYKYRAAIKGEAVAQLFGSGPILNEVLRAQEILSSKYKIEVDVWSVTSYTELRRDALAVERWNRLHPAEALKKSYLETTLEGTKGPIIAASDYMKVLPDALSPWLPGRLVTLGTDGFGRSDNREHLRRHFEVNAEAIAGATLSRLARDGKVKPKVAQKALADLGLDTEAIDPAKA; encoded by the coding sequence ATGACGACAAAGCTTGAGACCGCTGCCCCACAGGCCGATTTTGCGCGCGAGGTATCGGAATGGATTGAGGCTTTTGACGAGGTCGTAGCAAACGACTGGGAACAGAGCGCCGAGCTTCTACAGGCCCTTCGGACGCGGGCTCGCGAAGCCGGACTGACTGTCAACAGTGAGCTGACTACCCCCTATCTCAATACCATTCCAAAGCACGACGAAGTTCCCTACCCTGGCGACCGCAAGCTGGAGCGCCGTATCGAAGCGCTGATCCGCTGGAACGCGATGGCGATGGTGCATGGCCAGAACAAAAAGGATGCCGGTATCGGCGGACATATCTCGACGTATTCGTCGCTGGCGACGCTGCTTGAGGTCGGCTTCAACCACTTCTTCCGGGCAAAGTACGAGGGCTCGACCGGCGACCTGCCGGGCGACTTCGTCTACTTCCAAGGGCATGCTTCGCCGGGTGTCTATGCCCGCGCCTTCGTCGAAGGGCGCCTGGACGAGAAGCGCCTCAAGAACTTTCGCCACGAGCTTCGCGGCGAACCCGCCCTTTCGAGCTATCCGCACCCCTGGCTGATGCCGGATTTCTGGAAGTTCCCCACGGTCTCGATGGGCATTGGCCCGCTGAATGCCATCTACCAGGCACGTTTCATGCGCTACCTGGAGAACCGTGGCCTGATCGAGAAGACGGACCGCAAGGTCTGGGCCTTCGTGGGCGACGGCGAAACGGACGAGGTCGATACGCTGGGCGCTATCTCGCTGGGCTCGCGCGAAAAGCTCGACAACCTGATCTTCGTGGTCAACTGCAACCTGCAGCGGCTGGACGGACCGGTGCGCGGGAACAAGCGCATCATCGATGAACTGGAAGGCATGTTCCGCGGCGCGGGATGGAACGTCATTAAGGTCATCTGGGGTTCCGACTGGGATGAGCTGTTTGAGCGCGATCACCAAGGACTTTTGCTTAAGCGGATGGAAGAGGCTGTTGATGGCGACTTTCAGGCCTTCAAGGCGAAAGGCGGAGCCTACCTGCGACAGCACTTTTTTGGCAAATACCCGGAGTTGCTGAAGCTGGTCGAAGACAAGACCGACGAGGAGCTGGCGCGTCTTCACCGCGGCGGTCACGATCCGGTCAAGATCTACAACGCCTACAAACGGGCCCTGGAACACAAGGGCGGACCGACGGTCATCCTGGCCAAAACGGTCAAGGGCTATGGCCTGGGCTCGACCGAGGCGCGCAACGCCTCGCACCAGGAGAAGAAGCTCACCGATGAGTCGATGAAGCACTTCATCGAGCGCTTTGAGATTCCTGTTACCGCCGAGGCCGCCAAGGAGGGCGCATTCTTCCGTCCCGATGAGTCGGCTCCCGAGATCAAGTATCTGCACGAGAGGCGCGCGGCTTTGGGGGGCTATCTGCCGAAGCGAGTCGTCCTTAAGATCGACTTCAAGACACCGGCGCTGGAGACCCTGCAGGAGTGGACAGGAGGATCGAACAACCGTGCCGTCTCGACCACGATGGGATTCGTCAGTCTGCTGCGGCATCTTCTCAAGGATCCGTCGTTTGGGAAGCTGGTCGTCCCCATCGTTCCCGACGAGGGCCGCACCTTCGGTCTGGAGTCAATCATCAAGCAGGTCGGCATCTATGCTCCAGAGGGACAGAAGTACGTCCCGCACGATTCCGATATGCTGCTGAGCTATCGCGAAGAAAAGAATGGACAGATCCTTGAGGAAGGCATCACCGAAGCCGGCTCGATGGCATCCTTCACCGCCGCGGGAACGGCGTACGCCAACTACAACCTGCCAACCATTCCCTTCTACATGTACTACTCGATGTTCGGATTCCAGCGCGTGGGAGACATGGTTTGGGCCTTCGCAGATTCGCGCGGCAAGGGCTTCCTGATGGGAGGAACTGCCGGTCGCACCACCATGCTGGGAGAAGGCCTGCAGCATCAGGACGGCCACAGTCACGTGCTCTTCAGCACGGTCCCGACCTGCCTGACCTACGATCCTGCGTATGTCTTTGAGCTGGCTGTGATCGTGCAGGATGGTCTGCGCCGCATGTATGAGAATGGCGAGAGCGTCTTCTACTACATCACCATGTACAACGAAGACTACGCGATGCCTCCGATGCCGGAAGGTGTCACCGAGGGCATCCTGCGCGGCCTCTATAAGTATCGTGCTGCTATCAAGGGAGAAGCGGTCGCACAGCTCTTCGGCTCCGGACCAATCCTCAATGAAGTGCTGCGAGCACAGGAGATCCTCTCTTCTAAATACAAGATCGAAGTCGATGTGTGGAGTGTCACCAGCTACACCGAGCTTCGCCGCGACGCTCTTGCAGTCGAGCGCTGGAACCGCCTGCATCCTGCCGAGGCGCTGAAGAAGAGCTATCTGGAGACGACCCTTGAGGGGACGAAGGGGCCGATCATTGCCGCCAGCGATTACATGAAGGTCCTGCCGGATGCGCTTTCGCCGTGGCTGCCGGGCCGGCTGGTCACACTCGGAACCGACGGCTTTGGCCGCAGCGACAACCGTGAGCATCTGCGCCGCCACTTTGAAGTGAACGCAGAAGCAATTGCAGGCGCAACGCTGTCGAGACTGGCTCGCGATGGCAAGGTGAAGCCGAAGGTGGCTCAGAAGGCACTGGCAGATCTTGGGCTGGATACTGAGGCTATCGATCCGGCTAAGGCATAA